A genomic stretch from Nodosilinea sp. E11 includes:
- a CDS encoding DUF1254 domain-containing protein → MSASQTTAQVTATEAYEIGRDAYIYSFPLVVMELTRRLATSVLSPQPNAYAPINQLGYFEVFPDASFKDVVRPNNDTLYGSAWLDLSQEPIVLEVPDMGDRYYLLNVLNMWTDVMADPSPRTTTLGAKTYLIVGTGWSGDIPQGMETIKSTTNIAWFLSRIKVDSAEDVQNVRDLYQQFHLIPLSAYGRFYPPPQGVPPNPDWDISTPPLFQIREMNGRTFFPLIAELLKSNPPYPADAPLVARMAQIGLIPGQSFDWDALNPTIQQELERAVQDGLAVITSTSPEGDIRNGWTINVETGLGSPGNFGTNYLNRAYIALVGLGANLREDAVYPMTSTDAENRPLTGAYRYRMHFLPGQLPPVSAFWSLTMYDQDGFFVDNPLDRYVLGDRSNLATNPDGSIDLLIQHEAPAEDQQLNWLPAPSGDFLLQMRLYWPGAEVLQGNWAPPPIERLESSSSS, encoded by the coding sequence ATGTCAGCATCTCAGACGACAGCTCAGGTTACGGCAACGGAAGCCTATGAAATCGGCAGAGATGCCTATATCTATAGTTTTCCCCTGGTGGTGATGGAGTTGACTCGACGACTGGCTACGTCGGTGCTGTCGCCCCAGCCCAACGCTTACGCCCCCATAAATCAACTAGGTTATTTTGAGGTGTTTCCAGACGCATCCTTCAAAGATGTGGTGCGTCCTAATAACGATACGTTGTATGGTTCGGCGTGGCTGGATCTGTCGCAGGAACCCATCGTGTTGGAGGTGCCGGATATGGGCGATCGCTATTACCTCCTCAATGTCTTAAATATGTGGACGGATGTTATGGCCGATCCCAGTCCTCGCACGACCACATTGGGTGCCAAAACGTATCTGATTGTGGGGACTGGTTGGTCAGGGGACATTCCCCAGGGCATGGAAACGATCAAATCCACCACAAATATCGCCTGGTTCCTATCACGCATTAAAGTTGACAGTGCAGAGGATGTGCAGAACGTGCGCGACCTCTACCAGCAGTTTCACCTGATTCCGCTGTCAGCCTATGGTCGGTTTTACCCGCCCCCCCAGGGAGTGCCCCCCAATCCAGACTGGGATATTTCGACACCGCCCCTGTTTCAAATTCGGGAGATGAACGGGCGAACCTTCTTTCCGCTGATTGCTGAACTCCTCAAGTCTAATCCGCCTTACCCTGCCGATGCTCCTCTAGTGGCGCGCATGGCGCAGATTGGACTGATTCCCGGACAATCGTTTGACTGGGATGCCCTGAACCCAACGATACAACAGGAATTGGAGCGAGCTGTTCAGGATGGATTAGCTGTCATTACCAGTACCTCTCCCGAAGGCGACATCCGAAATGGTTGGACGATCAATGTTGAGACTGGTTTAGGTAGCCCTGGGAATTTTGGAACCAATTATCTCAACCGCGCCTACATTGCGCTCGTTGGGCTGGGGGCTAATCTGCGGGAAGATGCAGTCTATCCGATGACCTCGACTGATGCCGAAAATCGACCCTTGACTGGAGCCTATCGCTACCGGATGCACTTTTTACCGGGGCAACTGCCTCCGGTGAGTGCCTTCTGGTCGCTCACGATGTATGACCAGGATGGTTTCTTTGTGGATAATCCGCTCGATCGCTATGTGTTGGGCGATCGCAGCAACTTAGCCACAAACCCCGATGGTTCGATTGACCTGTTGATCCAGCACGAAGCACCAGCCGAGGATCAGCAATTGAACTGGTTACCCGCACCCAGCGGTGATTTCCTGCTCCAGATGCGCCTCTACTGGCCTGGGGCGGAAGTGCTGCAGGGCAACTGGGCACCCCCACCCATCGAACGGCTCGAATCGTCATCCTCATCATGA